In Methyloterricola oryzae, the DNA window GATTCGGAAGCTGTTGCGCTGAATCAACCATTTTTCTCTGGAGAGAGATAGAACATGCTAAGAAAAAGCCTTTATTGCGCGCTACTTGGACTGTTGGTGAGCAGTGCAGCTCAGGCGGCAGATCTCAAGATCGGCTTTGTCAACGTGGCGAGACTGCTGGAAAAGGCTCCGCAAGCCGAGCGCGCAAAGAAAGAACTGGAACGGGAATTTTCCCCGAGAGACAAGAAGCTCGTGGCCGAGCAGAAGTCCATCAAGGCCATGGAGGAACGCTTGACCAAAGATGCGTCCATCATGAGCCAGTCCGAGCGCGACAAGCTGGATCGTGATTTGCTGAATCGCAAGCGGGAGGCCAAGCGGGCCCAGGACGAGTTCCGTGAGGACTTCAATCTGCGCCGCAACGAGGAGTTGACCCAGTTGCAGAAGGAGATCTTCGAGGCGATTCAGACGCTGGCGAAGGAAGAGAGCTTCGACTTGTTGCTCACCGACGGGGTGGTCTATGCATCCGAGGGAATCGATGTGACCAGCAAGGTGGAAAGCAAGCTTGAAACTGGTTTCAAGGGCTCCAAGAAATAACCGGCCTCCTCGGTTACCACAATCAGATCAACCGGAAGGACAGCCCATTGGATATTCAACAAATAAAGGAATTTCTGCCCCACCGATATCCCTTTTTGCTCGTTGACCGCGTGCTGGAATGCGAGCCTGGCAAGCGTTTGCTTGCTATCAAGAATGTGACCTACAACGAACCTTGCTTTCTCGGCCATTTCCCGGACCTGCCCATCATGCCGGGCGTCCTGATTATCGAGGCGCTGGCCCAGACCACCGGCCTGCTGGCCGGCAATTCCGCCCCGGACGTATTGGGGAAGGGGCGTACTTACTATCTGGTCGGTCTGGACAAGGTACGCTTCAAGCGCCCGGTAGTACCCGGTGACCAGCTCAAGCTGGAGGCCACTTACCTCCGGCACAAACGCAATATCTGGGCATTTTCGTGCAGAGCAGAGGTGGATGGCGAGTTCGTCGCCAGCGCTGAAATCATGTGTGCCGCAGCGGAGCAGGATTCTTGATCCACTCGACGGCAATTATCGATGCCTCAGCCCAGATCGATGAGAGTGTCGCCATCGGTCCCTACACGATCATTGGGGCGAATGTCCGGATAGGCGCCGGCAGCAGCATAGGCCCGCATGTGGTAATCCGCGGTACCACGACCATAGGCAGGGATAACCGGATCTTTCAGTTCGCCTCCATCGGCGAGGACCCGCAGGATAAAAAGTATCATGGCG includes these proteins:
- a CDS encoding OmpH family outer membrane protein, whose protein sequence is MLRKSLYCALLGLLVSSAAQAADLKIGFVNVARLLEKAPQAERAKKELEREFSPRDKKLVAEQKSIKAMEERLTKDASIMSQSERDKLDRDLLNRKREAKRAQDEFREDFNLRRNEELTQLQKEIFEAIQTLAKEESFDLLLTDGVVYASEGIDVTSKVESKLETGFKGSKK
- the fabZ gene encoding 3-hydroxyacyl-ACP dehydratase FabZ → MDIQQIKEFLPHRYPFLLVDRVLECEPGKRLLAIKNVTYNEPCFLGHFPDLPIMPGVLIIEALAQTTGLLAGNSAPDVLGKGRTYYLVGLDKVRFKRPVVPGDQLKLEATYLRHKRNIWAFSCRAEVDGEFVASAEIMCAAAEQDS